In Oreochromis aureus strain Israel breed Guangdong linkage group 9, ZZ_aureus, whole genome shotgun sequence, the genomic window AAGAAGCTTTTAAATGTGCCTGCACGCACAAACACCCACCGATCTAcccacatgcatgcacacacaaattcccatataatgtatttttttcttatgttgCGATGCTATTATTTCCCTATTCCTGCATTACAATGTGCTGTCTTGAAAACAACAAACTACCCGACATCTTGCTGTGCACAAACCACAGCTTCCTTCTCTTGCTTTTCATCTTTGTGAAATGGGATACAGCTCCTGCTCATTTGTCCAGCATCTTTTGCCAAAGATCTCTGAAACAGAGTGGAGAGGGTCCCACAGGACTGTCTAGAAGAGAGAAGAGCTCAGCCAAAAGCAGGTATACTCTGCCTCCCATAACTTTGGGGAAAGCTCTGAAGTGGTAATGGCCATGCTGTATTCTGCAGACACTGTAGATGTGCTATAGAAGATTATGCTCTGTACTAATTATAAACAGTGAAATGCTGCCGGCAATTTATTGCTTTGATTGTAAAACCCTGCAAAGGCAATATGACGAGAAGATGCCACATAAAGAATGTTATCATGCTTCTTAGGCGTCTTGCGGCATACTGTGTTTATATGGTCTCTCTAACCTTAAAGCTACACAGCCTGATACACATAAAAATAATCTGTGTATTGGTAAGCCCAAATTATTAGGTTATTGCTATGTCTTTGTTTAAGGATGTGATTTGTGAGGTGAAGGGGCTTCACATGACTTCAGCTTCCTGAACAGAAATGCTTGTAATTAATAATTACAAACAACCATCTATGTTATGATATGACTGAAAAACTATGGTGGCTTATACTAACTGAACCCACTGTATCTTAAGGGGGCTTGCCATCAAGCAAACCCGTTTGTAGGATTTCTGAACAGACTAAGGAAGACTTATCTGCTGTAATCATGACAGTGGACAGAGGACAGAGGCatcatgatgatgatggtaCCAAAATAAAGCTACCCTTAATTTGACAAAgtgtaaaataaattataagaaTTTTACACTTTTGTTTCAGGAACATGAGAGTCCAGATTGATACAGCACAGCCAGATGAGGTGTTGAATAAAACTGCTAGTCATTTGTCACATGATTTatgtgatgatgatggtgatgagaTGATAAATACTTTATCATCCCATATTTAGGAGGCTCTTTTGTTACAGCTGTTGAAATGatgatgaaataataataatatgtggCAGAGGCCTCTCTACCAGATACATAATAGTTTAGCAATCGATAGCATTTGGTATGAAAGatttcctctttctgtccttgTACAGCTGAGCTGAATCACTCTTTTGGAGAAGGTGCTCCACTATCTGTTCGGTAAGTGGTATAGAGGGTGGTCAGGATTATTCATGATGCATAACAGTTTGTTCAGTGACTTTGTCTTCACCAAAACTTCACATGTGTCCcgtctgcagccaatcacagagccaGCCCTCATTTTATTCAGCCTGTTGGTGTCACAACACActgctgctcccccagcagaCCCAGCAAAGCACACTGCACTCAAAAATGACCACTAGAAGATGTTCAATATTTAACTACAAACACACTGAAGTATTTCATCTTCCTTAGTAAAAAAGAGCCTGCCCATCCTCTTCTTGTATGTTGATCTCCCAGTTCAGCCTGCTGTGCAGACAACCAGGTATTTGTACTCCACCACCACATCAACATCCTAGCTCAGCATGTAGCCGTCCTCTCCCTTCTCAACTCGATCAACATCTCTCTGGTTTTAAGAAGCAGAGTTCTTCCAGACCGCTCTACAAAATCATCCACTAGTGCTCTGTCCTCCTCCTGCAAATACATCTAACTAAACTATTAGTTGTACTGAAatcagcagcatttttttttcatttgaaatgtAGTATTACAGTCACACTACTGTCACTTTTACTGTATTGAAGCATTTTCATAATCCAAACAGTAACGTTTTAACTGACACAGAAAATACTTTAATCAAAAAACTGTAACATCTATATAAGTATCCACTGTCAGGTGAGTATCACCTGGACTGGAGTTATTCCTTATGTCTTTATCTTGTCCTTTataagaaaggaaaaacaaacctaACATTTTCTCCAGAAATAATCATAAAGTCAAAATGAAGCAGTTAATTGTATGTTGCAATTAATTGTATGTTGGGTAAAATGTTGATAACCCTCATAATTATTATACAAGTCAGTGGCATGGAAATATCACTAACGCGTGCAGATATGACAGTGCAGAAGGCGCTGTTTCTCTCTCCGACGCTTTAGTTTTAGAAGCTCACGTGTACCACCTTTCACCTGACAGCGAAGGCAACACAGCATGGCCGAGGTTTGCTTGTGGGAATTGTAGTCTGATTTGCTTGAGCCCTTCGTTGTGACGTGCCAGGCGAAACTACAAGTCCCAGATTGTTTAAGGCGGAAGTAGCGAGACAAAACACGGCTAGGCTACAGCACAACACGGCAGAGAAGATGACGCGTGTtgttaaaaagagaaaactggaCGAAATCCGACAGGATAGGCTTTATTTTGACAGCTATTCCGATGTGACTATCCACGAGGAAATGATAGCGGACCACGTCCGAACCAACACGTACCGGACGGCGATACTGAAGAACAGTGAGTCAATTCGGGGGAAAGTTGTTCTGGACGTCGGGGCAGGAACCGGCGTTTTGAGCATCTTCTGTGCTCAGGCTGGAGCTAAAAAGGTGTACGCCGTGGAGGCCTGCTCAATAGCGGAGCAAGCCCAGATAACAGTCAAACACAACAACATGGAGGACAGAATTGAAGTCATTCGAGGAACAGTGGAGACAGTGGACCTGCCGGAGACCGTGGACGTGATAGTGAGCGAGTGGATGGGTTATGCCCTCCTGCACGAGTCCATGCTCAACTCGGTCCTCTATGCACGCGACAAGTGGCTGAAGCCGGGCGGCATCATTCTGCCGAGCAAAGCCGAACTCTACATCACACCTGTTATTGACCCGGTAGTGGAGGACCGCCTGCACTTCTGGTACACAGTCAAGGACCAGTACGGAGTGGACATGTCCTGCATGTCCGGCTTCGCCCGGAAATGTATCATGA contains:
- the prmt6 gene encoding protein arginine N-methyltransferase 6; the protein is MTRVVKKRKLDEIRQDRLYFDSYSDVTIHEEMIADHVRTNTYRTAILKNSESIRGKVVLDVGAGTGVLSIFCAQAGAKKVYAVEACSIAEQAQITVKHNNMEDRIEVIRGTVETVDLPETVDVIVSEWMGYALLHESMLNSVLYARDKWLKPGGIILPSKAELYITPVIDPVVEDRLHFWYTVKDQYGVDMSCMSGFARKCIMNSDITVSSVTCEDVLSHPARFAELDLHSVTPEELRSVKGQFRCESFGSSAVNAFCVYFTVTFPCPDSTAPLVLSTSPCKPETHWKQAVLYLDAPVEVVQDTPITGEVRMYPSEENARHICIHVDYSIGEQKRHSKTFSIPDWSSEAQP